One Clostridium cagae genomic window carries:
- a CDS encoding flagellar motor protein MotB, whose product MRKKRENKENSERWLLTYSDLITLLMVLFVVLYASSNVDKQKYRQISDSFKQAFSIGDAPGAIKEIGEETNENSIVNDAVMVESEKLDKAKSKVDELIKEYNLEGSVSTQIQERGLIISFNDNVFFNSGDATIKNEYKQKLISISKILNDIDNYIRVEGNTDNVAINTENFHSNWQLSAIRAANVVELLVKEGNISSDKLSAIGYGEYRPVKSNDTEDGRAANRRVDIVILNNEYNKSETSSIK is encoded by the coding sequence ATGAGGAAAAAAAGAGAGAATAAAGAAAATAGTGAAAGATGGTTGCTAACCTATTCTGATTTAATAACCTTGCTAATGGTTTTATTTGTAGTGTTATATGCTTCTTCAAATGTAGATAAACAAAAGTATAGACAAATATCTGATTCCTTTAAACAAGCATTTAGTATAGGTGATGCGCCAGGAGCTATAAAAGAAATAGGGGAAGAAACTAATGAAAATAGCATTGTGAATGATGCTGTAATGGTTGAATCAGAAAAGCTTGATAAGGCTAAAAGTAAAGTTGATGAGTTAATTAAGGAATATAATTTAGAAGGTAGCGTTTCAACTCAAATACAAGAAAGAGGTCTTATAATAAGCTTTAATGATAATGTTTTTTTTAACAGTGGAGATGCAACTATTAAAAATGAGTATAAGCAAAAGTTAATATCCATATCTAAAATATTAAATGATATAGATAATTATATAAGAGTTGAGGGAAACACTGATAATGTAGCCATAAATACAGAAAATTTTCATTCTAATTGGCAATTGTCTGCAATTAGAGCAGCAAATGTAGTAGAGCTTCTTGTTAAAGAGGGAAATATAAGTTCTGACAAGCTTTCTGCTATTGGGTATGGTGAATATAGACCTGTAAAGAGTAATGATACTGAAGACGGAAGAGCAGCTAATAGAAGGGTTGATATAGTTATATTAAACAATGAGTATAATAAATCAGAAACATCATCTATTAAATAA